The genome window GGCCAGCTCGGGGGTTCTTACCATCTCCCAGAAGCTGGCCCGGGCCTTGATGGCGCGGTACTCGGGCAGGTAGCGCCCGGCCTGCCGCATCAGCCAGAGGGGGGCTCTGGGGGTATCTTCCCCCCAGGCCGCCCGCAGGAAGAGGGCGCTTTGGGTCTGGGTATTCGGGGCATTCATGCTTGCTCCTTGGTGGCTTCGGACTTGAGTTCGGGCCAGGGGGTGAAGCGGTAGCCCACCCCCCAGACCGTGTGAAAGTGCACCGGGTGGGCCGGGTCGGGCTCGAACAGGCGGCGCAGGCGCACCACGAAGTTGTCAATGGTGCGGCTGCTGGGAAACACCTCCTGCCCCCAGACCCGGTCGAGAATCTCGTCGCGGCTCACCACCTCGCCGGCCCGCTCAATTAGCAGGCGCAGAATGGCCATCTCGCGTTCGCCCAGGGCCTCTTTGCGGCCATCCTGGAGGTAGGCCGTCCAGGCGCGAAAGTCCACGCGATGACCGGCAAACTCGTACACCACCCTTGGGGTCTCGGCCCGGCGGCGCAGGAGATTCTTAACCCGCAACAGAAACTCGGGCAGGTGGAAGGGCTTGCCCAGATAGTCGTCGCCTCCCACCCTGAGCCCCTCGACCCGCTCCTCGGGGGCCCCTCTGGCCGATAAGAACAGCACCGGGGTGGTCTGGCCCTGGGCCCGCATTTTCTGGCAGACCTGCAGGCCGTCCAGGCCCGGTAGCATCACGTCGAGCACCACCAGGTCGGGCTGCCAGGCTGCCCAACGCTCGAGGGCTGTGCGACCATCCGGGGCAATTTCCACCGCATAGCCCTCGCCCTCGAGGTTATCGGCCAGGGCCTGGGCCAGGGCGGGTTCATCTTCAACCAGCAGCACCTTGGGCTTCACGCAGGCCTCCTTTCGCCCACCACCCCCAGGGCCTCCACCAGGGGGAAGCTGAGCACAAAGCGGCTGCCCTGGGGCAGGGCCTCGGCCCAGACCCGGCCCCCCATCAGCTCGGTGATGCTCTTGACCAGATAAAGTCCCAGACCCAGCCCGCGGGTGCGGCGGGTCTGCTCATCGCCCACGCGGTAGAAGGGCTCGAAAATTTGTTGCAGCTGGCCTTTCGATAAGCCTACCCCCCGGTCTTCGACCTCCAACAACGCCTGCCCCCCTCTGCTATGAAGGCGCACCCAGATAGGTTTTTCCGGCTGTGGGCTATACTTGACCGCGTTATCCAGCAGGTTGGAGAGTACCAGGCTAAAGGCCTCGGGGTCGAGTTCGACCGGCAGCGGGGTGGGCGAGGGCTCGAGGTGCAGGGTTGCTCCACGGGCCGCCAGGGTTTGTTGTTGGCGGGCCAGACAACGGCTTACGGCCTGGTTCAGATCGTGGCGTTCAGGCTTTATCTGGCCCATGCCCTGGGCCAGCCTCGAGGTGGCCAGCAGCCGCTCGGTAAGGTCTTCCATGCGGTCAATCTCGTGGGACATGTGCTTGAGGTAGTCGAGCTGCTTTTCGCGGGGGAGTTCGCGTAGCTCCAGGGTCTGGGCCAGCAGGCGAAGGGTGCTGATGGGGGTGCGAAACTCGTGCGAGGCGGCCATCAGAAAGTTCTGCTGGCGGCGCTTGAACTCCTGCTCACTGCGCAGGCTGCGCCCGATGATGTAAAGCCCCAGGAGCATCACCAGCAAGAAAACCGGCCCCTCGTAGGCAAACATGCGCAGGTGGCGCATCTGCTCGGTGCGGTAGGCCTGCAGCCGCTCGGGGTTGACATACACCCGCTCGCCCTCGACCTCGAGGTGCGGGAAAGCCTTTTGCAGCTCGAGCCTCAGCGCCTCGCGCTTTTCGGGGGCAGTGGCCGCCCAGAGCTGCTGTACCAGCGCGGCCTCCTGCAGCCAGGCGGTCTCGGCGTACTCGATGTTTTCCTG of Meiothermus sp. contains these proteins:
- a CDS encoding response regulator transcription factor, whose translation is MKPKVLLVEDEPALAQALADNLEGEGYAVEIAPDGRTALERWAAWQPDLVVLDVMLPGLDGLQVCQKMRAQGQTTPVLFLSARGAPEERVEGLRVGGDDYLGKPFHLPEFLLRVKNLLRRRAETPRVVYEFAGHRVDFRAWTAYLQDGRKEALGEREMAILRLLIERAGEVVSRDEILDRVWGQEVFPSSRTIDNFVVRLRRLFEPDPAHPVHFHTVWGVGYRFTPWPELKSEATKEQA
- a CDS encoding sensor histidine kinase KdpD; this encodes MRHGLNKLFSARGRVWLAFGLVVVFLLAQVAWWIVFQRNTIQENIEYAETAWLQEAALVQQLWAATAPEKREALRLELQKAFPHLEVEGERVYVNPERLQAYRTEQMRHLRMFAYEGPVFLLVMLLGLYIIGRSLRSEQEFKRRQQNFLMAASHEFRTPISTLRLLAQTLELRELPREKQLDYLKHMSHEIDRMEDLTERLLATSRLAQGMGQIKPERHDLNQAVSRCLARQQQTLAARGATLHLEPSPTPLPVELDPEAFSLVLSNLLDNAVKYSPQPEKPIWVRLHSRGGQALLEVEDRGVGLSKGQLQQIFEPFYRVGDEQTRRTRGLGLGLYLVKSITELMGGRVWAEALPQGSRFVLSFPLVEALGVVGERRPA